One window of the Solanum stenotomum isolate F172 chromosome 11, ASM1918654v1, whole genome shotgun sequence genome contains the following:
- the LOC125843905 gene encoding histone deacetylase complex subunit SAP18-like gives MADVQRRGRPLPPPPPRGPLGPPPQRIAPRPVPVDREKTCPLLLRVFTKVGGHHNVNEFAVRGKEPKDEVQIYTWMDATLRELTDLVKEVAPEARRRDAILSFAFVYPDKRGRFVVREVGTTFSYPNMRRPDNGSKTLSELKFQIGDYLDVAIMFQ, from the coding sequence ATGGCGGATGTTCAGAGAAGAGGAAGACCATTACCTCCTCCTCCACCCAGAGGTCCACTTGGTCCACCTCCTCAAAGGATTGCTCCACGCCCCGTACCAGTTGATCGCGAAAAGACTTGTCCTCTGTTGCTTCGTGTTTTCACTAAGGTTGGAGGCCATCACAATGTCAATGAATTTGCTGTGAGAGGCAAGGAACCCAAAGATGAGGTCCAAATCTATACATGGATGGATGCTACTCTGCGCGAACTAACTGATCTGGTTAAAGAGGTAGCTCCAGAAGCAAGACGAAGAGATGCAATTTTGTCCTTTGCTTTTGTCTATCCGGATAAAAGGGGACGCTTTGTCGTTAGAGAGGTGGGGACTACATTTTCTTACCCCAATATGAGGCGACCAGATAATGGCAGCAAAACATTGAGTGAACTTAAATTTCAGATAGGAGATTACTTGGATGTGGCTATCATGTTCCAGTGA
- the LOC125843887 gene encoding 8-hydroxygeraniol dehydrogenase-like isoform X1 yields the protein MEKSHENVKAFGWAARDTSGVLSPFNFSRRVTGEKDVQFKVMYCGICHSDLHQLKNEWSNSIYPMVPGHEVVGVVTEVGSKVEKFKTGDKVGVGCLVGSCRKCENCDNDLENYCRDQIMTYNGVYTDGIPTYGGYSDIMVTNEHYVVHWPENLPMEAAPLLCAGITTYSPLRYYGLDKPGMHIGVVGLGGLGHMAVKFAKAFGTKVTVISTAVSKKDEAIDRLGADSFLVSRDPDQMQGAAGSLDGIIDTVSAIHPLLPLINLLKTHGKLVMVGAPEKPLELPVFPLLLGRKLVAGSAIGGVKETQEMVDFAAKHNITPDVEVVPMDYVNTALERLLKSDVKYRFVLDIGNTLNKN from the exons atggaaaaatcaCATGAAAATGTTAAGGCATTTGGATGGGCAGCTAGAGATACTTCTGGGGTACTTTCTCCTTTCAACTTCTCAAGAAG GGTGACTGGTGAAAAAGATGTGCAATTCAAAGTTATGTATTGTGGAATTTGTCATTCTGATCTTCATCAACTCAAGAATGAATGGAGCAATAGTATATATCCAATGGTACCAGG GCATGAAGTTGTTGGTGTAGTAACTGAAGTTGGTAGCAAAGTTGAGAAATTCAAAACTGGAGACAAAGTTGGAGTTGGATGTTTAGTAGGATCATGTAGAAAATGTGAAAACTGTGACAACGATCTTGAAAATTATTGTCGCGATCAGATCATGACATACAATGGTGTTTACACCGATGGAATCCCCACGTATGGTGGTTACTCGGATATAATGGTAACGAATGAACACTACGTGGTTCATTGGCCCGAAAATTTACCAATGGAAGCAGCTCCCCTGTTATGTGCAGGGATCACAACTTATAGTCCTTTGAGATATTATGGACTAGATAAACCTGGAATGCACATTGGTGTTGTTGGTCTTGGTGGTCTTGGACATATGGCTGTGAAATTTGCTAAGGCGTTCGGAACCAAAGTTACTGTGATAAGTACAGCTGTTAGTAAGAAAGACGAGGCAATTGATCGTTTAGGGGCAGACTCGTTTTTGGTCAGTCGTGACCCTGACCAAATGCAG GGTGCAGCGGGGTCACTAGATGGCATCATCGATACTGTATCCGCGATTCAccctcttcttccattgattaaTTTGTTGAAAACTCATGGGAAGCTTGTGATGGTTGGTGCCCCTGAAAAACCACTAGAGTTGCCTGTATTTCCCCTGCTTTTAG GAAGGAAGCTAGTGGCGGGGAGCGCGATAGGAGGGGTGAAGGAGACACAAGAGATGGTTGATTTTGCGGCAAAGCATAACATAACACCAGATGTTGAAGTTGTGCCAATGGACTACGTGAATACAGCGTTGGAACGCCTTTTGAAATCGGACGTGAAGTATCGTTTTGTGCTTGACATTGGCAACACATTGAACAAAAATTGA
- the LOC125843887 gene encoding 8-hydroxygeraniol dehydrogenase-like isoform X3, translating to MYCGICHSDLHQLKNEWSNSIYPMVPGHEVVGVVTEVGSKVEKFKTGDKVGVGCLVGSCRKCENCDNDLENYCRDQIMTYNGVYTDGIPTYGGYSDIMVTNEHYVVHWPENLPMEAAPLLCAGITTYSPLRYYGLDKPGMHIGVVGLGGLGHMAVKFAKAFGTKVTVISTAVSKKDEAIDRLGADSFLVSRDPDQMQGAAGSLDGIIDTVSAIHPLLPLINLLKTHGKLVMVGAPEKPLELPVFPLLLGRKLVAGSAIGGVKETQEMVDFAAKHNITPDVEVVPMDYVNTALERLLKSDVKYRFVLDIGNTLNKN from the exons ATGTATTGTGGAATTTGTCATTCTGATCTTCATCAACTCAAGAATGAATGGAGCAATAGTATATATCCAATGGTACCAGG GCATGAAGTTGTTGGTGTAGTAACTGAAGTTGGTAGCAAAGTTGAGAAATTCAAAACTGGAGACAAAGTTGGAGTTGGATGTTTAGTAGGATCATGTAGAAAATGTGAAAACTGTGACAACGATCTTGAAAATTATTGTCGCGATCAGATCATGACATACAATGGTGTTTACACCGATGGAATCCCCACGTATGGTGGTTACTCGGATATAATGGTAACGAATGAACACTACGTGGTTCATTGGCCCGAAAATTTACCAATGGAAGCAGCTCCCCTGTTATGTGCAGGGATCACAACTTATAGTCCTTTGAGATATTATGGACTAGATAAACCTGGAATGCACATTGGTGTTGTTGGTCTTGGTGGTCTTGGACATATGGCTGTGAAATTTGCTAAGGCGTTCGGAACCAAAGTTACTGTGATAAGTACAGCTGTTAGTAAGAAAGACGAGGCAATTGATCGTTTAGGGGCAGACTCGTTTTTGGTCAGTCGTGACCCTGACCAAATGCAG GGTGCAGCGGGGTCACTAGATGGCATCATCGATACTGTATCCGCGATTCAccctcttcttccattgattaaTTTGTTGAAAACTCATGGGAAGCTTGTGATGGTTGGTGCCCCTGAAAAACCACTAGAGTTGCCTGTATTTCCCCTGCTTTTAG GAAGGAAGCTAGTGGCGGGGAGCGCGATAGGAGGGGTGAAGGAGACACAAGAGATGGTTGATTTTGCGGCAAAGCATAACATAACACCAGATGTTGAAGTTGTGCCAATGGACTACGTGAATACAGCGTTGGAACGCCTTTTGAAATCGGACGTGAAGTATCGTTTTGTGCTTGACATTGGCAACACATTGAACAAAAATTGA